The Thermoflavifilum sp. genome contains a region encoding:
- a CDS encoding DUF721 domain-containing protein — translation MRQNEVSLAEALKAFLDKSPMKHQLNEMRIQQLWEELMGKTVARYTDRVEWKQGKLIITTPVAALKQELIFSRERIKQLFNDALEETLIEEVIIR, via the coding sequence ATGCGTCAGAATGAAGTCTCGCTGGCCGAGGCATTAAAGGCTTTCCTGGACAAGAGTCCGATGAAGCATCAGCTGAACGAAATGCGCATCCAACAACTCTGGGAAGAGTTGATGGGAAAAACTGTTGCCCGATATACGGATCGGGTGGAATGGAAACAGGGCAAGCTGATTATCACCACACCTGTAGCTGCATTAAAACAGGAATTGATATTTTCAAGAGAAAGAATCAAGCAACTGTTCAACGATGCATTAGAAGAAACCCTGATCGAAGAAGTAATCATTCGTTGA
- a CDS encoding FKBP-type peptidyl-prolyl cis-trans isomerase, with the protein MIYKMQRFTRTALVPAFRVGVVCLLLGTGLAACQSAGYQKTPGGIAYKIIDKHNGPKPQIGDYLKLQITTSVRDTVLMDTHKMGGPTRIQLQKPQGRFDIMEALALLSPGDSAIFLIPADSVIPDVSRFPYIKKGDNLKIAVKLLAVQNFQQMQDDLKKEQAAQLEKDEKAIEDYLNKNHLTATKTPGGVYIVVHQQGNGPVPQAGDQVQINYTGRSLDGKPFDSNVDTSFQIVHHPLEPFIFTIGQGQVLKGMDEAIMQMKEGTKATIYIPSGLGYGPTGQPPVIEPNEILAFDIDLLRVTHSPKAK; encoded by the coding sequence ATGATTTACAAAATGCAAAGGTTCACCCGTACCGCGCTGGTTCCCGCTTTTCGGGTAGGCGTTGTTTGTCTGCTGCTCGGGACCGGTCTGGCCGCCTGTCAGTCGGCCGGTTATCAAAAAACACCTGGTGGTATTGCTTACAAAATTATTGACAAGCACAACGGCCCAAAGCCGCAGATTGGCGATTATTTGAAATTACAGATCACCACATCGGTGAGAGACACGGTGTTGATGGATACACACAAAATGGGCGGCCCCACCCGCATCCAGTTGCAGAAGCCACAGGGACGTTTCGATATCATGGAAGCCCTGGCCCTGTTATCTCCTGGCGATAGTGCTATATTTTTAATCCCCGCCGATTCCGTCATTCCCGATGTCAGCCGTTTCCCTTATATCAAAAAAGGAGATAACCTGAAAATAGCCGTAAAACTGCTGGCTGTTCAGAACTTTCAGCAAATGCAGGACGACCTTAAAAAAGAACAGGCTGCGCAGCTGGAGAAAGATGAGAAAGCAATTGAAGATTATCTGAATAAAAATCATCTTACAGCCACCAAAACTCCCGGTGGCGTGTATATCGTCGTACATCAACAAGGTAATGGCCCCGTGCCACAGGCAGGCGATCAGGTGCAAATCAATTATACGGGTCGCAGTCTGGATGGCAAACCGTTTGACTCAAATGTGGATACCTCCTTCCAGATCGTGCATCATCCCCTGGAACCCTTTATCTTCACCATCGGGCAGGGGCAAGTATTGAAGGGGATGGATGAAGCCATCATGCAGATGAAAGAAGGTACTAAAGCTACCATCTATATCCCTTCGGGACTTGGCTACGGACCCACAGGACAGCCACCAGTTATCGAGCCCAATGAAATTCTGGCATTCGACATTGATTTGCTGCGCGTAACCCATAGCCCGAAGGCAAAATAA
- a CDS encoding nucleoside-diphosphate kinase codes for MGKQTFTMIKPDAFAKGYTGAILAKIQEAGFRIVALKLTRLTAEKAAAFYAVHRERPFYQSLVEFMSSGPVVAAILEKDNAVEDFRKLIGATDPSRAEPGTIRKLYAESVERNAIHGSDSDENARIESDFFFSALERV; via the coding sequence ATGGGCAAACAGACCTTTACGATGATCAAACCCGATGCCTTTGCAAAGGGCTACACGGGAGCTATTCTGGCAAAGATTCAGGAAGCGGGTTTCCGGATTGTGGCATTAAAACTTACCCGACTGACGGCTGAAAAAGCAGCCGCATTTTACGCTGTGCATCGCGAACGACCATTTTACCAGAGCCTGGTTGAATTTATGAGCAGCGGGCCTGTGGTGGCTGCTATTCTGGAGAAAGATAATGCTGTAGAAGATTTTCGCAAGCTCATCGGAGCCACGGATCCTTCCAGAGCCGAACCCGGTACCATTCGTAAGCTGTATGCCGAATCGGTGGAACGCAATGCGATTCATGGTTCTGATTCCGATGAAAATGCCCGCATCGAAAGTGATTTTTTCTTTTCCGCGCTGGAAAGGGTTTAA
- a CDS encoding BT_3928 family protein translates to MKHKLLWIARFLVGILFIFSGLVKANDPLGLSYKMQEFFVALHIPFLNPLSNALSVVLILIETLSGVAILLGYRARIFATLLLLFIVLFTFLTGFAWFTGKVQECGCFGDCLPISDAATFWKDVFLLVLIVFIFFERKQIQPVWQYLSGPLTWFAGLSVIALQAYVLRHLPIVDCLPYAVGKNILQEMQPPPGSVPDQYETMLIYEKDGVEKKFTEDDFPWQDTSWHFVRRETRLVRKGNATPLIQDFSLKTQQGEDITQQVLRDTTPVLLFIVNHPSSAHSGWEHAVQALQRFADEHSIKLYGVSSSFRIMSFAAQHQLQFPFLMADVTVLKTMARTDPCMLLLKQGVVKGKWSYLDIPDSTQLSRLLNE, encoded by the coding sequence ATGAAACATAAACTATTGTGGATTGCCCGTTTTCTGGTAGGGATTTTATTTATATTCTCTGGATTGGTCAAGGCCAATGATCCGCTTGGACTGTCGTACAAAATGCAGGAATTTTTTGTTGCCCTGCACATCCCCTTTTTAAATCCGCTTAGCAATGCTTTAAGTGTGGTGTTAATTCTCATCGAAACCCTTTCGGGCGTGGCCATACTGCTGGGTTATCGGGCACGTATTTTTGCTACTTTATTGTTGTTGTTTATCGTGTTGTTTACCTTTTTAACTGGATTTGCATGGTTTACCGGAAAAGTGCAGGAATGCGGATGCTTTGGCGATTGTCTCCCCATCAGCGATGCTGCTACGTTCTGGAAGGATGTGTTTTTGCTTGTGTTGATTGTGTTTATATTCTTCGAAAGAAAACAGATTCAACCGGTATGGCAATACCTGAGCGGGCCTTTGACCTGGTTTGCGGGCTTGAGTGTGATTGCATTGCAGGCTTATGTATTGCGGCATCTACCCATTGTCGATTGCTTGCCTTATGCGGTTGGAAAAAATATTCTGCAGGAAATGCAGCCTCCGCCGGGTTCCGTGCCCGATCAATATGAAACCATGTTGATTTATGAAAAAGATGGCGTAGAGAAAAAATTTACCGAAGATGATTTTCCCTGGCAGGATACCAGCTGGCATTTTGTACGTCGCGAAACCCGCCTGGTTCGGAAAGGCAATGCCACACCACTCATTCAGGATTTTTCTTTAAAAACCCAGCAGGGCGAAGATATCACACAACAGGTATTACGTGATACCACGCCTGTATTGTTGTTTATTGTCAATCATCCATCCAGCGCGCATTCCGGATGGGAGCATGCCGTGCAGGCTTTACAAAGGTTTGCCGATGAGCATTCCATTAAATTATATGGCGTGAGTTCCTCATTTCGGATAATGAGTTTTGCTGCACAACATCAACTCCAATTTCCTTTTCTGATGGCCGATGTGACGGTGCTGAAGACCATGGCGCGTACTGATCCCTGTATGCTATTATTGAAACAGGGGGTGGTGAAAGGCAAATGGTCGTATCTGGATATTCCCGACAGTACGCAACTTTCGCGTTTGCTCAACGAATGA
- the folP gene encoding dihydropteroate synthase, with product MIAYMPKNKAFRNIWTFNCAGRLLVVDQPLIMGIINLTEDSFYAGSRHMQLDDILRTAETMLQQGATFLDLGAQSTRPGATPVHAEEEWRRLQPAILAIKKHFAEAYLSVDTYYASVARRAVEAGVDLVNDISAGRMDPEMMATVAMLGVPYVIMHMQGTPATMQIQPHYDDVVDEITAFFIEKVAMCRQAGIHDLIIDPGFGFGKNLQHNYLLLRHLHVFHALGLPLLVGLSRKSMIYRLLETTPEQALNGTTALHMLALEQGAAILRVHDVREASEVIRLWRYYHEC from the coding sequence ATGATTGCTTATATGCCCAAAAATAAAGCTTTCCGCAATATCTGGACATTCAACTGTGCAGGTCGATTGCTGGTTGTTGATCAGCCATTGATTATGGGGATTATCAATCTCACCGAAGATTCATTTTACGCCGGCAGTCGGCACATGCAACTGGACGACATCCTGCGTACAGCAGAAACCATGCTTCAGCAGGGCGCTACTTTTCTTGACCTGGGTGCACAGAGTACCCGGCCCGGCGCAACACCTGTTCATGCCGAGGAAGAATGGAGGCGCCTGCAGCCTGCTATCCTGGCAATAAAAAAACATTTTGCTGAGGCTTATCTTTCCGTTGACACCTATTATGCTTCTGTTGCACGCAGGGCGGTGGAAGCCGGCGTTGACCTGGTCAACGATATCAGCGCAGGCCGTATGGATCCCGAGATGATGGCAACTGTGGCCATGCTTGGCGTGCCTTATGTAATCATGCATATGCAGGGCACACCGGCTACCATGCAAATACAACCTCACTATGATGATGTGGTGGATGAGATTACCGCCTTTTTTATTGAAAAAGTAGCGATGTGCAGGCAAGCGGGAATTCATGATCTGATCATCGATCCAGGCTTTGGTTTTGGAAAAAATCTGCAGCATAATTACCTGTTGCTGCGGCATCTGCATGTATTCCATGCACTGGGCCTTCCCTTGCTGGTAGGGCTTTCGAGAAAATCGATGATTTATCGATTGCTGGAAACCACGCCCGAACAGGCCCTGAATGGTACTACTGCCCTGCATATGCTGGCGCTTGAACAGGGCGCTGCTATCTTACGTGTGCACGATGTGCGCGAGGCCAGCGAGGTGATACGCCTCTGGCGCTATTATCATGAATGCTGA
- a CDS encoding DCC1-like thiol-disulfide oxidoreductase family protein, which yields MNRPATGHFIIFYDGVCVLCSRAMVMVLKADCRDKFRICPLQSAFAERFILQHPLPAHVEPSILLWASGTWYVYSSAILQICRYLCGGWRLLSIAYLIPRRLRDAVYLFISRHRYAWFGKYHVCQLPDAKWKTKLLTDD from the coding sequence ATGAATCGGCCTGCTACAGGGCATTTCATTATTTTTTACGACGGCGTATGCGTGCTTTGTTCACGTGCCATGGTGATGGTATTGAAAGCCGACTGCAGAGATAAATTTCGCATTTGTCCCCTGCAATCTGCTTTTGCCGAACGCTTTATTCTTCAGCATCCACTTCCTGCTCATGTAGAGCCCTCTATTTTGCTGTGGGCCTCAGGAACATGGTATGTATATAGTTCAGCCATCTTGCAAATTTGCAGATACCTCTGCGGCGGATGGCGCTTACTCAGCATCGCTTATCTGATTCCGCGCAGACTGAGAGATGCTGTGTATCTTTTCATAAGCCGACATCGATACGCCTGGTTTGGAAAATACCATGTCTGTCAGCTTCCCGATGCTAAGTGGAAAACCAAGCTGCTGACCGATGATTAG
- a CDS encoding DHH family phosphoesterase encodes MKPILELLPLLSRPRQIAIIMHQKPDADAMGSSLALFHYFRLKQHQVEVISPTLYPDFLKWMPGTKEVIIYESQPEKATESLQKAELIFCMDFNAFHRARPADEALAQAPGTKIIIDHHLQPDPVFAYGLSDVQASSTAELVYEVITGWGDKALINNEIAQCIYAGTMTDTGSFRFAVTSARVHRMVADLMDQGLRHEPIHQAIYDNFLENRLRFLGHVLSNRMEIFYEYNAALIAVPASDVRKFNLSSGDTEGLVNYPLSIQGIKLSVLMVENHQEIRISLRSKGDFDVNEFARKYFNGGGHLNAAGGRSTETLEATIARFKRALEENKSILEKPLKNL; translated from the coding sequence ATGAAACCAATTCTGGAATTATTGCCGCTACTCTCCCGGCCAAGGCAAATTGCGATTATCATGCATCAAAAACCTGATGCAGATGCCATGGGGTCATCACTGGCGTTGTTTCACTATTTCCGCCTTAAACAGCATCAGGTTGAAGTGATTTCACCCACCCTGTATCCCGATTTTTTGAAATGGATGCCGGGCACAAAAGAGGTGATCATTTATGAATCCCAACCGGAAAAGGCGACTGAATCGCTACAAAAGGCCGAATTGATCTTCTGCATGGATTTTAACGCTTTTCATCGGGCAAGACCTGCCGACGAAGCTTTAGCTCAGGCCCCGGGCACGAAAATCATTATCGATCATCATCTGCAACCCGATCCCGTGTTTGCATACGGCCTTAGCGATGTGCAGGCCAGCTCCACGGCCGAGCTGGTATATGAAGTGATTACCGGATGGGGCGATAAAGCATTGATCAACAATGAAATTGCACAGTGTATTTATGCGGGTACGATGACCGATACCGGGTCATTTCGTTTTGCCGTTACTTCGGCTCGCGTACATCGAATGGTGGCCGATCTCATGGATCAGGGCCTGAGGCATGAGCCCATCCATCAGGCGATTTATGATAATTTTCTGGAAAATCGACTGCGCTTTCTGGGCCATGTGTTGTCAAATCGAATGGAAATATTTTATGAATACAATGCCGCATTGATTGCGGTGCCAGCCAGCGACGTTCGCAAATTTAACCTGAGCAGCGGCGATACAGAAGGTCTGGTAAATTATCCATTGTCTATCCAGGGTATTAAACTTTCCGTATTGATGGTAGAAAATCATCAGGAAATTCGCATTTCTTTGCGTTCCAAAGGCGATTTTGACGTGAATGAATTTGCCAGAAAATATTTTAACGGTGGCGGACATCTGAACGCCGCCGGCGGCCGATCAACTGAAACGCTGGAAGCCACCATTGCCCGGTTTAAAAGAGCTCTGGAAGAAAATAAATCCATACTGGAAAAACCGTTAAAAAATCTGTGA
- the rocD gene encoding ornithine--oxo-acid transaminase: MPENHGKSVFLLIMIDVHSSSQLTGHFIELEEQFGAHNYHPLPVVLSRGQGVYVWDVEGKKYYDFLSGYSALNQGHCHPRLVKVLVDQAQKLTLTSRAFYNDQLGAFEQYLCQLFGYDKALPMNTGVEAVETALKLARKWAYEVKGVPDGKAKIVVCENNFHGRTLNVISFSTDPQAKNGFGPYMPGYVIIPYNNIPALEKALEDPDVAAFLVEPIQGEAGVIVPDPGYLSRAKAICASHRVLFIADEIQTGLGRTGKMLCCDYEEVKPDVLILGKALSGGMLPVSAVLANDEVMLTIRPGEHGSTFGGNPLASRIAREAVQIILDEALPEHAARIGAYFREQLQALSSPWIQTIRGKGLLNAIVINHSHPDAAWHLCLLMRDRGLLAKPTHGDRIRLAPPLIITREQIDECLAIIDDSLKAFEHLSLGPHPDETTV; encoded by the coding sequence ATGCCAGAGAACCATGGAAAATCCGTATTTTTGTTGATTATGATCGATGTGCACTCCTCCAGCCAGCTCACGGGCCATTTCATTGAACTGGAAGAACAATTCGGTGCCCATAACTATCATCCTTTACCGGTGGTGCTTTCCCGTGGACAGGGCGTGTATGTGTGGGATGTAGAAGGAAAAAAATATTACGATTTTTTATCGGGCTATTCTGCATTGAATCAGGGACATTGCCATCCGCGCCTGGTGAAAGTGCTTGTGGATCAGGCCCAGAAACTTACACTTACTTCTCGAGCATTTTACAACGACCAACTGGGTGCATTCGAACAATATCTTTGCCAGCTCTTTGGCTATGATAAGGCATTACCCATGAATACGGGTGTGGAAGCCGTTGAAACAGCCTTGAAGCTGGCCCGTAAATGGGCTTATGAAGTAAAGGGCGTTCCCGATGGAAAAGCTAAAATTGTGGTATGCGAAAATAATTTTCATGGTCGTACGCTGAATGTAATTTCGTTCAGTACCGATCCGCAGGCTAAAAATGGTTTCGGCCCCTACATGCCCGGATATGTAATCATCCCGTACAACAATATTCCTGCACTCGAAAAAGCACTCGAAGATCCTGATGTAGCGGCTTTTCTGGTAGAGCCCATCCAGGGCGAAGCCGGCGTAATTGTACCCGATCCGGGGTATTTATCCAGAGCAAAAGCGATTTGTGCGTCTCATCGGGTATTGTTCATTGCCGATGAAATCCAGACCGGTCTGGGTCGAACTGGTAAAATGCTGTGTTGTGATTATGAAGAGGTGAAACCCGATGTGTTGATTCTGGGTAAAGCCCTTTCGGGTGGCATGCTCCCGGTATCGGCCGTGCTGGCCAACGACGAAGTGATGCTTACGATTCGCCCCGGTGAACATGGTTCTACCTTTGGCGGCAATCCGCTGGCCAGTCGCATCGCCAGAGAAGCCGTACAAATCATTCTGGATGAAGCCCTACCCGAGCATGCAGCCCGGATAGGGGCTTATTTCCGGGAACAATTGCAAGCGCTTTCCTCACCATGGATACAGACCATCCGGGGAAAAGGACTACTGAATGCTATCGTCATCAACCACAGCCATCCCGATGCAGCCTGGCATCTATGCTTGCTGATGCGCGACCGTGGTCTGCTGGCCAAGCCCACCCATGGCGACCGCATCAGGCTGGCTCCGCCCCTGATCATCACCCGGGAACAGATAGATGAATGCCTGGCCATTATTGACGACAGTCTGAAAGCTTTTGAACACCTATCTCTGGGCCCACATCCCGATGAAACGACTGTTTAA
- a CDS encoding DUF4136 domain-containing protein, translating into MIRMTFKTPGLIVLLFAGLTGVWTGCQKDPINNLSLDDTRLYITNYDTTVNFSTYKTFSIVDSVALVSNTQGNNRELTPADQALIQKIISLMESRGYVLVDKSQNPDLAINVTKVSNLYTGVSIYPGYWDNPLYGYWDPFYWGYYGYSYYFPPTYQFYQVSQTYYTIDMLDLKNAAQNNNQIKVIWNAQIRGEAVDDPSAVEAEIQAVFDQSTYLRTS; encoded by the coding sequence ATGATACGTATGACATTCAAAACACCCGGCCTGATTGTGCTGCTATTTGCAGGGCTAACCGGCGTGTGGACGGGCTGTCAGAAAGACCCAATCAACAATTTATCGCTGGATGATACCCGACTCTACATCACCAACTACGACACGACGGTAAATTTTTCAACCTACAAGACATTCAGTATTGTAGATTCAGTTGCTCTGGTAAGCAATACACAGGGCAATAATAGAGAACTCACTCCTGCTGATCAGGCATTGATTCAGAAAATCATTTCCTTGATGGAGTCACGAGGATATGTGCTGGTAGATAAAAGCCAGAATCCTGATCTGGCCATTAATGTAACTAAGGTCAGCAATTTATATACCGGCGTGTCCATTTATCCGGGTTACTGGGATAATCCGCTGTATGGTTACTGGGATCCATTTTACTGGGGATATTATGGATATAGTTATTACTTCCCTCCAACTTATCAATTTTATCAAGTAAGCCAGACTTATTATACCATTGATATGCTTGATCTCAAAAATGCTGCTCAAAATAACAACCAGATTAAAGTGATCTGGAATGCACAGATCAGGGGTGAGGCCGTTGATGACCCATCGGCCGTAGAGGCTGAGATACAGGCCGTTTTTGATCAATCCACTTATTTAAGAACAAGCTAA
- the cdaA gene encoding diadenylate cyclase CdaA, translating to MNWSIHLFGEQLRILNILDVLIVIFLIYELYRLLKGSLAFYILLGLVVVYLTFLLVRYLQMPLLTDIFQSLLNVGVIALIIIFQPEIRRFLLMIGKNTPFAREGFLKKFPWRIFKPIKEADEEEHIIQFILTAVENMANSYTGALIVITNTYKLRFDTTTGVSIDGHISARLLESIFKKGSPLHDGAVIIANNRIVAAKVVLPVSENPDLPPRIGLRHRSAVGATEHSDALAIVVSEERGTISYAKAGKLYQNVTLEELREQLYLKIVEKQ from the coding sequence ATGAACTGGTCCATTCATCTATTTGGCGAACAACTGAGGATTTTAAACATCCTGGATGTACTCATTGTAATCTTTCTTATTTATGAATTGTATCGATTGCTCAAGGGGAGCCTTGCTTTCTACATCCTGCTCGGACTTGTTGTGGTTTATCTCACTTTCCTGCTGGTGCGTTATCTGCAAATGCCGCTGCTGACGGATATCTTTCAGAGCCTGTTGAACGTGGGTGTCATTGCTTTGATCATCATTTTCCAGCCGGAAATCCGCAGATTCTTGCTGATGATTGGAAAAAATACACCTTTTGCAAGGGAAGGTTTTTTAAAGAAATTTCCCTGGCGGATCTTTAAACCAATTAAAGAAGCAGACGAAGAAGAACATATCATTCAATTTATCCTTACTGCCGTGGAAAACATGGCCAATTCTTATACGGGTGCTTTAATTGTGATTACCAATACCTATAAATTGCGTTTCGATACTACTACGGGCGTGTCGATTGACGGGCATATTTCGGCCCGATTGCTGGAAAGCATTTTCAAAAAAGGGAGTCCACTGCACGATGGGGCCGTGATTATAGCTAACAATCGGATTGTGGCGGCGAAAGTGGTATTACCCGTATCCGAAAACCCCGACCTGCCCCCACGAATCGGGCTGCGTCACCGTTCGGCCGTAGGCGCTACGGAACACAGTGATGCACTGGCCATTGTGGTGTCAGAAGAACGTGGCACCATTTCCTATGCTAAAGCCGGTAAATTATACCAGAACGTAACCCTCGAAGAATTGCGCGAGCAATTGTATCTGAAAATTGTGGAAAAGCAATGA
- a CDS encoding DUF1599 domain-containing protein, which yields MAEQEHTLKQYDRVIEDCRKVYLEKIQQYGTSWRVLRTISIADQIYIKAYRIRTIQEKQQQQIPESLLHEWVAMVNYGIIALIQFKLKADERLDLPEAEALAYYDDAVKETRDLMLKKNHDYGEAWREMSLESLIDLILTKLLRIRQMLRIPDSSRVEPEIYSNFQDIVNYAVFGLIKQMEAHET from the coding sequence ATGGCTGAGCAAGAACACACTTTAAAACAATATGATCGCGTAATTGAAGATTGCCGTAAGGTGTATCTGGAAAAGATTCAGCAGTATGGTACCTCGTGGCGCGTATTACGCACGATTTCGATTGCCGACCAGATTTACATTAAAGCCTATCGCATTCGTACCATTCAGGAAAAGCAACAACAACAAATCCCGGAAAGTTTGTTGCATGAATGGGTGGCGATGGTGAATTATGGTATCATTGCCCTGATTCAATTTAAATTAAAAGCTGATGAACGCCTGGACCTTCCTGAAGCAGAAGCACTCGCTTATTACGATGACGCAGTAAAGGAAACCAGAGATTTGATGTTGAAAAAAAACCATGATTACGGAGAAGCCTGGCGGGAGATGAGCCTGGAATCGCTGATAGACCTGATTCTTACCAAATTGCTGCGTATCAGGCAAATGCTCAGGATTCCGGATTCATCCCGTGTTGAACCGGAGATCTATTCTAATTTCCAGGATATCGTCAATTATGCTGTATTTGGATTGATTAAACAAATGGAAGCACATGAAACATAA